The DNA region TGTAAAGCCAGTCGCGATCGCAGGCGCCCACGAACGCGAGACGAGACGGTAGCGTGCGAACGATACGGGAGTAAGGTGACCGTACCCGGCGGTCGGGCGAACGACCCCGGTGGATGCAGCAGGACCGACGGGCGTCCCCGGGCGTGACGGGGACGGACCGCTCCGGACGGGACGGCCGAGAGAGGCGGCCTGTCGGCGGCCGACAGCTGCGCCGCGCGTGCCGGCCGGGCGGGGGCGTCAGACCATGTTTTCGGCTTCGATCTTGTCCCACACGTCGCGGCCCTGCTCGGTGAGACCGTAGACGCGGCCTTTCTTGCGGTCGTCGGAGACCAGGAGATCCACGAGCGACCGTTCCCGGAGGCGCTGGAGCGCCCGCGAGACGTGTGCGATGCCCACGTCCTCGTCGGAGGCGATCTGCGACGGCGTCGAGGGGCCGTCTGCGAGTCGCTTGAGGACCGCGACGCGATACCGCGAACTGATGACGAAGCTGACGTCGTCCCAATCTGTGCTCATTGTTGCGATGTAGTGTCGGACGGGTGCGTCCTGCTGCCGGTCTGTGACCGGGAACTCACGCGGAGATTGCCGTCGGGACCCGCTTGTGTCCCACTTTCCGCTGTACTCACACCGAGTCGGCTACCACGTAAAGAGGTTTCGACGCTCCAGAAATTTCGCTCTCCGTACCGCGATTCCGTCGGCTCGAACGGTCGGCCTGACCCGCGGATCGCGGCCGTAACCTCGCCATAACAATCCCGCTGGCTCGCGCGGCCCCGCGCATGAACGGTTCACCCCGAGTGTCGCTCGCCCCGCGCCCGCCGGACGACCGCGCCCGACCGGCCGGCGGGCGATAGCATGTGGCCGTGGGAACACCTCGCCGTCGGCTACCTCGCCTATGCCGTCGTCGGGCGGTTCGTCTGGCGCGAGCCGCCGACGGGGGCGACCGCCGCCGCCGTCGCCCTCGGGACGCAGTTCCCCGACCTCGTCGACAAGCCGCTGGGCTGGTGGCTCGGCGTGCTCCCGGGCGGGACGACGCTCGCCCACTCGCTGCTGACCGCGGTCCCGCTCTCGCTGGCCGTCCTGGCGGTCGGCGCCGCGGTCGGCCGCGGGCGACCCGCCCTCGCGTTCGCCGTCGGCTACCTGAGCCACCTCCCCGGCGACGTGGTCTACCCGGTGGTCCTCGGCGGGGACGCCAAACTGTGGTTCCTGCTGTGGCCGCTCCGGGCCGCGCCCGGCGACGGCCCCGCACACACCGCCCCGTACCTGCTGGCGCTCGTCGAGCAGTTCGTCGCCTTCCTCGCGACGCCGCTCGGAGTGGCCTATCTGGTCGTCGAACTCCTCCTGCTGGCCCTCGCGGGGTGGGTCTGGACGGTCGACGGGCGGCCGGGCCTCCCGCGTCCGCCCCGGCCTGACCGCGCGGGGTGACTGGAGTCCCGTTTCACGGACCGACAACTCCGTAGTAAGGGGCGAGAATATATAACAGCGCCGTGAGAAGTAGCGGGTATGGGGTCAGAGCAGCCACCGGAGCGCCGGACGAGTGACGACCATCGGGGAACCGGCGATCCGAGCGATTCCCGGGGGGAGAGTGAGGCGTCCGACGCGGACGCGCCGACCGAACAGGGGGGGCCCGACGCCGCCCGCGCGAGCGATGTCTCTGTCGACGACCTGTTCGAGTTGCTGGCCCGGCCCGGCAACCGGTACGCGCTGGCGTACCTGCACCGGGCCGACGGGCCGGTCCCCTTCGACGACCTCGTCGAGAACGTCGTCGACGGGGCGGCGCCGGACGACCTCTCGACCGGGGACTTCCGCGACCGGGTCGCAACCAGGCTCGTCCACTCCAACCTCCCGAAGCTCGACGACGCGGGGCTGGTCGAGTACGACCGCGAGGCGGGGCTCGTCCGCCCGACCGAGACGACCGCGGTCGCCGTCCCGTACCTCGAACTCGCGATGGACCAGTTCTCCGCGGAGTGACGGGAGCCGACGGACCGACCGGCGCGACGCGCTGCGACTGACGGCGGGCGGCCTGGGGCGGCCGCCGCCGCGCGGTGCCCGGGAGCGTATCGCGGCGGGGACGCCCACAGGCGCTCCATAACAAAGGTCGCACGGTGCCGACCGTCGACCGTCACATGAGCGAGCACGACCTCCCGACCGTCCGGACCGGCGACGACTGCGAGATCGCCGAGACGGCGGTCGTCGGCGAGCCCGGGGGCCCGGGCGACGCACCGACCCGCATCGGCGACGGCGCGACGGTCCGCGGCGGCACCATCGTCTACACCGACGTCGAGATCGGCGACGGCTTCTCGACCGGCCACCACGCGCTGGTCCGCGGCGGGACCACCGTCGGCGACGACGTCCTCGTCGGGAGCCACGCGGTCCTCGACGGCGACCTGGAAGTCGGGTCGCGGGTCAGCTGCCAGACCGGCGTCTACCTCCCGCCGGAGACGGTCGTCGGCGACGACGTGTTCCTCGGCCCCCACGCGGTCGTCACGAACGACCCGTACCCGGTCCGCGAGACGAGCGAACTCGTCGGCGCCACGCTGGAATCCGACGTTTCGGTCGGCGCGAACGCGACGATCCTCCCCGGCGTGACCGTCGGCGAGGGGTCGTTCGTCGCCGCCGGCTCGGTCGTCACCGAGGACGTGCCGCCCGGGACGCTGGCGATGGGCAACCCCGCGCGCCACGAACCCCTGCCCGACGAACTGGACGGGGGGAACGAGCTGTGAGCCTCGAGGACCACCGCGAGATCCCCATCGCCGAGCCCGCGCTGGGCACCGAGGAGCGCGAACGGGTCGGGGAAGTGCTCGACAGCGGGATGATCGCCGACGGCGAGGAGGTCCGCGCGTTCGAACGCGAGTTCGCCACCGCCTGCCACGTCGACCACGGCGTCGCCACCTCGAACGGGACGACGGCGCTGCACACCGCGCTGCGGGCCTGCGGGGTCGGCGAGGGCGACACCGTCGTCACGACGCCGTTCTCGTTCGTCGCGACGGCCAACGCCGTCCGCTTCTGCGGCGCCGAGCCCGTCTTCGCCGACATCGACCCCGAGACCTACAACCTCGACCCGACGGCGGTCCGCGAGGCCATCGAGATCCGCGGCGGCGACGTGGACGCCATCCTCCCGGTGCACCTCTACGGGCTCCCCGCGCCGATGGACGAACTGACGGCGCTGGCCGCGGAGTACGACGCGGCCGTCGTCGAGGACGCGGCCCAGGCCCACGGCGCCCGCTACCGCGGCGAGCCGGTCGGGTCGCTCGGCGACGCCGCCGCCTTCTCCTTCTACCCGACGAAGAACATGACCACCGGCGAGGGCGGGATGGTCGTCACCGACGACGAGGCGGTCGCCGACCGTGCCGCACGGTTCGTCAACCACGGCCGCGACGACCAGTACGACCACGTCGAACTGGGCCACAACTTCCGGATGACCAACATCGCGGCGGCCATCGGCCGCGTCCAGCTCAAGCGCCTGTCGCGGTTCGTCCGCGCCCGCCGGGACAACGCCGCCGCGCTCACCGAGGCGCTGGCCGACGCGCCCGTCGACCCACCGACGGTCCCCGACGGCGTCGAACACGCCTTCCACCAGTACACCGTCAGGACGCCCGACCGCGAGCGGCTCGTCGAACACCTCGACGACCACGGGGTCGACACCGGCGTCTACTACCCGACGCCGATCCACGAACAGCCGGCCTACGACGGCGTCGACGAGCGGTTCCCCGTCGCCGAGCGCGCCGCCGACGAGGTCGTCTCCCTGCCCGTCCACCCCGGGGTCTCCGAGGCCGACTGCGAGGCGATCGCCGACGCGCTCGCGCTCTACCAGGCCCAGTAGCGAGAAGGAGTCCCGACCGCGAACGACCGCCCGCTTTCGGATATCGACCGCCGACCGTTCTCAGTCCTCGACCGACGACTCGGGCTTCGACCGCCGACTCAGGCCTCGACCGTCGACCGCTCGCGGGCGGCGGCGTCGTCCAGGTGCCGACGCGCCCACAGTTCCAGTCCCGTCAGCGCCGCGACCGGCGTGAACGTCGGCAGTTCGCCCGCCGCGAGCCGGTCCCGGAGCGCGGAGACGGCCTCGCCGTCGAGCGGGTCGCGCTCGGCGACGCCGTCGAGGAGGTCGTCGACGAACCGCCGGAATCGGTCGTCGGTCGCGTACCGGCGGGCGTAGGCGTCACCGGTCGTCACGTCGGGTGCCGTGCCCGGCGCCCCGCCCGATCCGTCGCCCCCGGACGCGGACCCGTCGGCCGGTTCGACGCCGACCGGCCCGGCCGGGAGCCCCGCCAGGTCGGCGTCGAGGCGCTCGACGACCGCCCGCCGGATCGGCGGGGCGCCCGCGCCGACCGGCGCCGAGATGGGGCGCGTCCCGACCCGGTAGGCGGCGGGCATCCGCGCGGCGGTGTCCAGCAGCGGGCCGCTCGCGAGCGACCTGGTGCCGACCTGCGCCCGCTGGACCGCGCGACCCCGTAGCTCGGTCGCCGCCCGCACGCGCGCGGCCGCGTCGACCGCCGTCCGCTCGGGCGGCCCGTCGACGCTGGTCTCGACGAGCGCGTCGACGGCGGCCAGCGGGTCCACGTCGGCCGCGAGCAGGTCCCGCACCGCACCGGCGGGGCAGACGCGCTCGTTCTCGTAGAGCGCGCCCGCGACCGAATCGTCGGCGCCGACCGCGCCGGCCCACGTCGCCGCGTCGAGCGCGGCGTCGCCGTGGACGAGCACGTCGGCGTCCGCGTGGAGCCGGTCGGTCACGTAGGGGAGGGCGTCGACCGTCGACCACGCGACCATCGCGTCGGTCGACGCCACCGCGTCCGCGACGGCGTCGACGAGGTGGTGGTCCGGGTCGCCGTGGGCCTGCCTGTTCGGCGCGTCGAGCGACGCGGCGACCTGTGCGGCCGCCTCCCTGTCACCGCTCGACTGCGCCCCCGCGGTCAGCGTCCGGACCGGCGGCGACCGGTCGGCCAGCACCGCCGCGGCGATCCGGCTGTCGGCGTCGCCGGGGAACCACAGCGAGGGGTCGCCGGCCGTCGTCGCGGCGTCCGCGAGCGCGCGCCGGTAGTCGCCGAGCCACCGGTCGGGGTACCCCGACGGCGCCAGCCCCGGCGACGCCGGCTCCCAGTAGCGCTCGGTCGACGCCCCGCCGTCGACGGTCACCCGCGTCGCCGGCGGGAGGCTCGCGACCCCCTCGACGAGCGTCCGCTCGCCGACGACGCCGCCGAACAGCAGCAAGTCGCTCACCGCGCGGGCGTCGAGCGCCGGGTCCGCCCGCTCGGCGACCAGCGGACCGAGTTCCGAGGCGAAAGTGACCTCGGGTGCGTCGGTGTCGTCCTCGCCGTGGGTGTCGCCGACCGCGTAGTAGAGCGGGCGCGTCCCGGCCCTGTCGGTCGCCAGGTGGACCGCGCCCGCGCGGGCGTCGACGCAGGCGAGCGCGAACGGCCCGTCGAGCCGCGAGAGGGTGTCCCGCGAGTCGTCGGCGACCCCGCGGAAGAGGTCCTCCCACGACAGCGCGAGCCGGTCGCGGTTCGACACGACGCCGTAGACGACGCCCAGCAGACCGTCGCCCCGCCAGACGACGTTCGCGTCCGGGTCCCGGGTCCCGTGTTCGAGCACGCCGGCGGCCGCCGCTCCCGCCCGTACGCTGTCGAGTTCGTACCAGTCCTCGCTCGCCATCGCCTCGGCCAGCTCCTCCAGCCGTTCGCCGCCGGCCGATCGTCCGATGAGTCCCGTCATGGCCCCGACGTGACCGCATCCGGGTATTGTTATGCGGCCCCTGAACCACCCCGTCCCGCGCTATCGATCGCGATACCGGTCCCCGGCGCCCGGGAACCGAACTCCGACTCCGCACTTCCGGCGCCCGCGAAAACATCAGAGATAGATGTAGAACCCACAAAGATAAGATTTATGTTATTTGTTGCCGCCTGTCCGGAGATTCGGGCTGGGAACTCGATAGAACCTCTACATCTCCCTTAAATCGACTATGCGGTTCGAATCAGCGTGCCCGCGACGGATCGGACCAGTCACGGCCACCCGGATCGATATAGCGGTATTATGTTTATTTGGGGCGGAAACGCGATATCTGTCGAGAAGCCGAATCGAGCGCCAGTTGAGGTAGTATATTTAATCTATTATTTCTTCTATGAATGTTGGAGTGGTATGTCGGCACATCGGCGTAGTGGCAGCGCCGGTGAGCGCTCGGCGGGTCCGGGCGGCGGATCGGCGGGGTAGCCGTGCCATTACAATCAGCGTGTGGGGCCTCGGGGCTGGCATGAAGGGGAGTCGAGACGCGTGGGATCGGTAGTCCTGTCCGTGGACGCGGAGCTGGCCTGGGGGTTCGTCGACTACGACGAGCCGCCGGGCGACAGGGTCGAGAGCGGCCGGTCGGGGTGGCGGACCCTCCGGCGGCTCTGCGAGACCTACGACGTGCCGGCGACCTGGGCGGTCGTCGCCCACCTCCTCGAAGACGACTGCGACGGGCGCCACGCCGACCACCCGGTCGGACCCGGGTGGTTCGCCCGCGAGCGCGGTGAGTGGGCCGACCGGCCGGACCTGACGCGGGGTCCCGAGCTCGTCGAGGAGCTCCGGGAGTCGCCCGTCGACCACGATATCGGCTGTCACACGTACGCCCACGTCGAGTTCGGCGCGCCGGGGACGACCCGCGCGATGGCGGCCGGCGAGCTCGCGCGCAGCCGGGCGCTGCTGGACGAGTGGGGGATCGACGGCCGGTCGTTCGTCTTCCCGCGGAACGACGTCGGCCACGTCGACCTCCTGCCCGAGTACGGCTTCGAGGTCTACCGCGGCCGTCGCCCCGTCGAGCGCCGGTCGCTCCCGGAGAAGCTGCGGACCGTCGCCGTCGGCGACGGCCGCCCGCCGCTCGTCCAGCCGACGGTCGAGGACGGCGGTCTCGTGAACCTGCCCGCGTCGCTGTTCCTCTACAGTTTCGAGGGGCTGGCGCTGCGGGCGACGAAGCGGTTCGTCGGCGACCCCGTCGTCGAACTCGTCGAGCGTGGGCTGGACGCCGCGGCGGAGGGCGAGGGCGTGCTCCACCTCTGGCTGCACCCGAACAACCTGGTCGACGACGCGGCGGTCGACCGGATCGAGGCCGTCCTGCGGGCGATCGACGACCGCCGCGACGCCGTCCCCGTCGAGACGATGGCGGAGGTCGCGGCCCGGCGGCGCCCGCGGGCGGAGTCGGGAACCGACGACTGAACTCGCGAAGGCGGTGGATAACCGCCGGTTCAGGCGACGTATAACTATGCGGACGGCGCGTCGACACGGGGCAATGCGTGTCAGTCACGGACCGGACGGGGCGGGCGTCGCGGCCCCGCACAGCGGCGAGCGGCATCGAAACGGCGGTTCGACCGAACTGGCGTCCGGCGCGGGGGTGACCCGGCGTGGGGACTGACCCGGCGAGCGGCCTCGACGGGGCGTCGGTCCTCGTGACCGGCGGGGCGGGCTTCGTCGGGAGCCACCTCGCGGCCGCGCTGACCGACCGCTGCGAGGTCACCGTGCTGGACGACTGCTCGACGGGCGACCCGGCGCGCGTGCCGGAGGGCGCGGAGCTGGTCAGGGGCGACGTGCGCGACCCGACCGAGCTCGGGCCGGCGATGCGCGGCGTCGACGTGATCTTCCATCAGGCGGCACTGGCCGACCGCCGGACCTCGACCCGGTCGCCGGTCGAGGGCCACCGCCGGACGGCGTCGGGGACGGTGAAGGTCCTCGACGCGGCCCGCCGGGAGGACGCCCGCGTCGTCACCGCCACCGGCGCCGCGGTGTACGGCCCGCCCGACACGCTCCCGGTCCGCGAGTCCGACCGGAAGACGCCCGTGTCGCCGCACGGGATCGACAAACTGGCCGCCGACCAGTACACCCGCCAGTTCGCCGACCGCTACGGGATGGAGACGGTCGCCCTCCGGTACTTCGAGGTCTACGGGCCCGACTGGACGGACGACCGCGGCGACCCGTCCGGGGCCGACGGCGTCGTCGGCGCCTTCCTCGACCGTGCGCGCTCGGGGCGGGTGCTCCCGGTCGAGGGCGACGGGACGCGGACGCGGGATTTCGTCCACGTCTCGGACGTGGTGCGGGCGAACCTCCTGGCGGCGACGACCGACGCGACCGGGCGAGCCTACAACGTCGGGACGGGGACCGGCGTCCCCGTCCGGGAGGTCGCCGAGCGGGTCGTCGATCTGGTCGACTCGGACAGCGAGGTCGTCCACGTCGAGCCCCGCGAGAACGCGGTCACGCACAGGCGGGCGGCGCTCGGGCGGGCGCGCAGCCGGCTGGGGTACGAGCCGACCTACGACCTCGAGGAGGGGCTGGCGACGCTGGTCGACCGGGCGGCCGTCCCGAGTTGACCGGCCGACTGATCCGAGCCGGCCGGCCGACTACCCGGGGGGACCGGCCGGCTGCTCCGAACTGGCCGGGCGTCCGCCGGGGGCCGGCCCGCCGGTTCCGGCCGCCTCGGGGGCCGTATGAGAACCATAACAAAACCCGCGGTTCGCCTACGACCGACCGGCGACTACCACGCACATGTATCAGGACACGACAATCGGCGTCGTCGTGCCGGCGTACAACGAGGCGGGCTTCGTCGGTGACGTCATCGACTCGATCCCGGCGTTCGTCGACCGCATCTACCCCGTCGACGACGCCTCCACGGACGGGACCTGGGCGGAGATCCGCGAACACGCACAGCGACAGAACGCGCCGACGCCCGAACTGGTCGGCGACGGCGGGACCAAGCGGCGCGTCGTCCCGCTCCAGCACAGCGAGAACAGGGGCGTCGGCGGCGCGATCAAGACCGGCTACCAGCGCGCCGTCGCCGACGGGGTCGAGGTCGTCACCGTCATGGGCGGCGACGGCCAGATGGACCCCGACATCATCGAGCGCATCATCGACCCGGTCGTCGACGGCCGGGCCGACTACGCGAAGGGCAACCGCCTCCTGCTGGGCGACCACGCCGACTCGATGCCCCCGTTCCGCTACGTCGGCAACGTCACGCTCACGTACCTCACGCGGATCGCAAGCGGGTACTGGGAGATCGGCGACCCCCAGAACGGCTACACCGCCATCTCGGCGGAGGCCATCGAGGCCGCCGGCGTCGACGAGATGTACGAGTTCTACGGCTACTGCAACGACCTGCTCGTCCGGCTCAACGTCGCCGACATGCGCGTCGTCGACGTGCCGACGCCGGCCGTCTACGGCGACGAGGAGAGCCACATCGACTACTCGACGTACATCCCCCGGGTGTCGGGCATGCTGCTGCGGAACTTCCTGTGGCGGCTGCGCGCCAAGTACCTCTCCGGCCGTCCCCACCCGGTCGCGCTGTGTTACCTGCTCGGGGCCGGCGGCGTCGCAGCCGGCGTCGGCGCCGGCCTCCTGGCGCTCCTGCGAGGGACGGCCGTCCCGACCGTCGCCGCCGTCGGGTTGGGCCTCCTCTTTCTCGTCCTCGCGATGGTTCTGGACAAGCGGTCAAACGATCACCTCACGAACGTCGTCTCGCCGACACGGGCCGACTCCCCCGGCCCGACCGCGGAGTAAGCGACACCTACAGCCCGGAGCCGTCGCGGCGAGCGAGCGTGAGTCGGCGGGTCCGCCGGTTGCGCGGCGGTAGTCTCGGCCTGTGGTAGCAGTTCTCGCCGTTAGCACGTGGTACGTATCACGTACCGAACCCGCAACCGTCTCTCGGACAAGTCATCTCAAACGGACAGTAGCGTTATACGAGTAGGTGGGCACTACCGCAAGTGTGACCCCCGAGTCGTGGCGGGCGCGGCCGCCACCGGGACGAGCCATCGAAATATGACCGAAGACAACGAGAACGCGGACGTGTGGACGGACGGACAGACCAAGTCGCGGGGCGAGCGGTCCCTTCCGACCGACTGGCTCGACCAGCCGGTCGACCCCGACCTCGAAGAGAACCTCGGCTACGAGCTGGTCGCGTGGGAGAAGATCAACGTCGTCGACGACCCGGACCAGGTCATCTTCCTGCCCGACTCCGAGGAGCAGCTGCGCGACGACGCCTTCATCGTCTCGGACGAGAGCGCGGTGTGTGACCTGACGAACAAGCGATGAGCCGCCGGGCGACGATGGCTCGCGGCTTCGGTCAGTGCGACGAGTAGCGGCGGGTCACTCCACTGTGACGCTCTTGGCCAGGTTGCGCGGTTTGTCGACGGGTCGGTCCAGCAGCGTCGCGGTGTGATAGGACAGCAGCTGGAGCTGGACGTTCGCCAGGACGCCGACCAGCTCGGGATGGGTCTCTGGCACCCACAGCACGTCGTCGGCGGCCTCGGCCACCTCTCGCTCCGAGCGCGGGGCCACCGCCACGACCGGCGCCCCCCGCGCGCTCACTTCCTCGATGCTCCCGACGAGCTTCTCGGTGTGTTGCCCGGTGCAGACCGCGAACACCGGGGTCGACGGCGTCACGAGCGCGAGCGGGCCGTGTTTGAGTTCGCCGGCCGGGAACCCCTCGGCGTGCTCGTAGGAGATCTCCTTGAGCTTCAGCGCCCCCTCCAGGGCGACCGGGTGGGCCGTCCCGCGGCCGATGAAGAAGTACGCGTCGCTGTCGTCGTAGCGGTCCGCCAGCGCGCTCGCCGAGGAGTCCGCCAGGATCGTCTCGACCCCGTCGGGCACGTCCTCGAGCGCCGCCGGCAGCCCCGGGGGCGCCGAGCCCGACCCGCCGGTCTCCGCCGCGATCCGCTCGGCGAGCAGGCCGAGCGTCGCCACCTGCGAGGAGAACGTCTTCGTCGCGGCGACGCCGATCTCCGGCCCCGCCCGGATCAGGACGGTGTCGTCGCACTCGCGGGCGGCCGTCGACCCGACGACGTTTGTCACTGCGAGAGTCCGCAAGCCTTCGGAGGCCCCCTCGCGGAGCGCCGCGAGCGTGTCGGCGGTCTCGCCGCTCTGGGTGACGCCGACGAGGACGGTCCCCTCCTCCGTCGGCGGCGCGGTCACCGCGTACTCGCTGGCGAGGTACGCGCGCGCGGGGACGCCCCGCTCGCGCAGCAGTTGCGCGCCGTACAGCGCCGCGTGGTAGGAGGTCCCGCAGGCGACGAAGTGGACACGGTCCACGTCGGCGAACGCGCCCGGCGACAGCGACTCGAAGGCGACCTCGTCGCCGTCGGCGCGGCCCCGCACTGCCTGGGCGATGGCCGTCGGCTGCTCGTCGATCTCCTTGCGCATGTAGTGGTCGAACGACCCCTTCTCCACGTCCTCGGAGGTCCACTCGACGGTCTCGACGGACCGGTCGACGGCCCGGCCGTCCGTGTCGGTGACCTCGTAGCCGTCGGGCGCGACCCGGACCACGTCGCCGTCCTCGAGGTACACCACGTCGTCGGTGAACTCCAGGAACGCGGGCACGTCGCTGGCGAGGTAGTACGCGTCGTCGCCGACGCCGAAGACCAGCGGCGAGCCCTGGCGGGCGGCGTAGACGGTCTCCTCGTCCTCGTGGACCATGGCGATCGCGTAGCTCCCCGAGAGGTCGTCGACGGCCCGCCGGAAGGCGGCCTCGACCGTCGCCCCCTCGTCGACGTAGGCCTCGACGAGGTGCGGGACGACCTCCGTGTCCGTGTCGCTGGAGAAGGTGTGGCCCATCTCGGCGAGGCGGTCGCGCAGCTCCCCGTGGTTCTCGATGATCCCGTTGTGGACGACCGCCAGGTCCCCGTAGCAGTCGGTGTGGGGGTGGGCGTTGGCGTTCGTTGGCGGGCCGTGCGTGCTCCAGCGGGTGTGTCCGAGCCCGACGCGGCCGGCGATCGAGCTGCGCGAGAGCAGGTCGGCCAGTTCCTCGACCTTCCCCTCGCGCTTGACGACCTCGACGCCGGCGCCGTTCGCGACGGCGACCCCCGCCGAGTCGTACCCCCGGTACTCGAGGTTCTCGAGGCCCGTCAGCAGCGTCGACACCGCGTCGTCGGCGCCGACCGCGGCGGTGATCCCGCACATCAGGACCACCCCGCGGACGGCGGCGCTGCTCCCTCGGTTCCGGTCCGGTCGGTTCGGGCGACAGGCGACTCTGCCATGCCTCCGCGTAGCCGAGAACGTGACATTGTTATGTATCGACTTGCCCCCCGCGGGGGCGGGTAGGCGGTCGATACGCTCGCGGGCGTTTCGACCCGGAGATCCGGTCACGGCCCGGCGGCGGACGGCCGTCAGGGCTCGACGACGAGCTGGCGCTCCCCGGCGAAGCGGTCGAGCGCGTCGACCAGGTCCGCGACCGTGTACTCGCGGCCCCCGATCCGGCAGGGGAAGACGCCCGCGAGGGCCTCGTCGCAGTAGAGCGCGGCGCTCACCCGCGGCGGGACGAGCGCCCGCGCGGTTTCGCCGGCGATCGAGGAGTCGAGTTCCCTCGTCTCGAAGAAGGGGCTGGCGGTCGCGTCGTACTCGTCGCCCCACTCGTCGAGTTCGGCGATCCGGTCGATGAGGTCGCCGCCGCCGTCGGTGCCCGAACAGGTGTCACACAGGCAGAGGCGGTTCCCGGTGACCGTCACGGAGACGCCGTCGAGCGCCGACGCCGCGGCCAGTTCGTCGAGTCGCGCGATCAGCGCCTCCTGTCGGGACTTGGCGCCCAGCGGCGGGAGCATCGACCGGACGAACACCTCCACCCGGCGTTCGTCGGCCGTCGCGAACCGGTCGGCAGTCGCGTCCATCCACGCGTGGAACCCGGAACGAGCGGTCGGCTCCGGGTCCGCTGTGTCCGTCGAATGCGAACGGTCTCGTGTCACAGTCGACTCGGACAAGCCGCGGGCCCCTCTTGAACGGCCCGACCGTTCACCCGCGAGCGGCGAGTAAGCGGCTCGAACGGCGCGGTAACGGATTCCGGAGGGGCGAGTAACCCGGTCGGTATCGCTCGACCGCCACACCGTTTCGACCGTTCGCGCGCTCCCGAGCCGACCCCGGACCGCCCCGGGACCACCGACCGCGGCGGGACCGGACGCCCGGCGAGCGTCCCGGGAGCGAGAGCACCCGCCGGTATCGACCGGCTACCGTCCGGTAGCGCTCCCCTTCCCGACCCCACACAGCTTTCCGTCCGGACGCCCCACCGGGGCGTATGCCACTGACCAGCCGTCTGAAGGAGAGCTTCGTGGCCGGGCTCATCCTCGTCGCGCCGCTGGCGATCACCCTCTACATCCTGCAGATCCTGGTCTCCTTCTCCCTGCAGTTCGTCAACCCGCTGGTCGACAGGCTCGGCCTCATCGAGACGGCCGCGAACGTCGAACTCGCCGCGCAGGTGCTCGCGGTCGTCCTGATCGTCGCGGTGGTGACCGCCCTCGGCCTGGTCGCCCAGTGGTCGATCGGCCGACACCTGTTCGGTAACCTCGGGCGGACGATCAACATCGTCCCCCTGGTCAGCACCATCTACGGCGGCGTCCGACAGGTGGCGACCTCCCTGGTCGACACCGGCTCGCAGTTCGAGCGGACGGTCCTCGTCGAGTACCCCCGCGAGGACGTCTACTCCATCGGCTTCGTCACCGGCGAGGGGACCGAGGCCTTCGACGAGGCCACCGGCGACCGGGCCCACTCGGTGTTTCTCCCCAACAGCCCCAACCCCACCGCCGGCCGGCTCGTGATGGTGCCCGAGTCGGAGATCCACGAGACGGACATGAGCGTCCGCCAGGGGATGCGGATGATCGTCACCACCGGGATCGGCAGCGAGGCCGAACAGGTCGACGCCTACGACGACTACGCCGTCCCGGAGCCCGAGCGGGCGGACTGACCGTCCGCGGGGTCGCCGGAGCCGTCGCGCTACTCCGGCAACACGTCGCCCAGCGACGCGCCGACGG from Halosimplex halophilum includes:
- a CDS encoding DUF7344 domain-containing protein; the protein is MGSEQPPERRTSDDHRGTGDPSDSRGESEASDADAPTEQGGPDAARASDVSVDDLFELLARPGNRYALAYLHRADGPVPFDDLVENVVDGAAPDDLSTGDFRDRVATRLVHSNLPKLDDAGLVEYDREAGLVRPTETTAVAVPYLELAMDQFSAE
- a CDS encoding winged helix-turn-helix domain-containing protein, whose amino-acid sequence is MSTDWDDVSFVISSRYRVAVLKRLADGPSTPSQIASDEDVGIAHVSRALQRLRERSLVDLLVSDDRKKGRVYGLTEQGRDVWDKIEAENMV
- a CDS encoding asparagine synthetase B family protein yields the protein MTGLIGRSAGGERLEELAEAMASEDWYELDSVRAGAAAAGVLEHGTRDPDANVVWRGDGLLGVVYGVVSNRDRLALSWEDLFRGVADDSRDTLSRLDGPFALACVDARAGAVHLATDRAGTRPLYYAVGDTHGEDDTDAPEVTFASELGPLVAERADPALDARAVSDLLLFGGVVGERTLVEGVASLPPATRVTVDGGASTERYWEPASPGLAPSGYPDRWLGDYRRALADAATTAGDPSLWFPGDADSRIAAAVLADRSPPVRTLTAGAQSSGDREAAAQVAASLDAPNRQAHGDPDHHLVDAVADAVASTDAMVAWSTVDALPYVTDRLHADADVLVHGDAALDAATWAGAVGADDSVAGALYENERVCPAGAVRDLLAADVDPLAAVDALVETSVDGPPERTAVDAAARVRAATELRGRAVQRAQVGTRSLASGPLLDTAARMPAAYRVGTRPISAPVGAGAPPIRRAVVERLDADLAGLPAGPVGVEPADGSASGGDGSGGAPGTAPDVTTGDAYARRYATDDRFRRFVDDLLDGVAERDPLDGEAVSALRDRLAAGELPTFTPVAALTGLELWARRHLDDAAARERSTVEA
- a CDS encoding polysaccharide deacetylase family protein — translated: MGSVVLSVDAELAWGFVDYDEPPGDRVESGRSGWRTLRRLCETYDVPATWAVVAHLLEDDCDGRHADHPVGPGWFARERGEWADRPDLTRGPELVEELRESPVDHDIGCHTYAHVEFGAPGTTRAMAAGELARSRALLDEWGIDGRSFVFPRNDVGHVDLLPEYGFEVYRGRRPVERRSLPEKLRTVAVGDGRPPLVQPTVEDGGLVNLPASLFLYSFEGLALRATKRFVGDPVVELVERGLDAAAEGEGVLHLWLHPNNLVDDAAVDRIEAVLRAIDDRRDAVPVETMAEVAARRRPRAESGTDD
- a CDS encoding DegT/DnrJ/EryC1/StrS family aminotransferase yields the protein MSLEDHREIPIAEPALGTEERERVGEVLDSGMIADGEEVRAFEREFATACHVDHGVATSNGTTALHTALRACGVGEGDTVVTTPFSFVATANAVRFCGAEPVFADIDPETYNLDPTAVREAIEIRGGDVDAILPVHLYGLPAPMDELTALAAEYDAAVVEDAAQAHGARYRGEPVGSLGDAAAFSFYPTKNMTTGEGGMVVTDDEAVADRAARFVNHGRDDQYDHVELGHNFRMTNIAAAIGRVQLKRLSRFVRARRDNAAALTEALADAPVDPPTVPDGVEHAFHQYTVRTPDRERLVEHLDDHGVDTGVYYPTPIHEQPAYDGVDERFPVAERAADEVVSLPVHPGVSEADCEAIADALALYQAQ
- a CDS encoding metal-dependent hydrolase yields the protein MWPWEHLAVGYLAYAVVGRFVWREPPTGATAAAVALGTQFPDLVDKPLGWWLGVLPGGTTLAHSLLTAVPLSLAVLAVGAAVGRGRPALAFAVGYLSHLPGDVVYPVVLGGDAKLWFLLWPLRAAPGDGPAHTAPYLLALVEQFVAFLATPLGVAYLVVELLLLALAGWVWTVDGRPGLPRPPRPDRAG
- a CDS encoding acyltransferase, with translation MSEHDLPTVRTGDDCEIAETAVVGEPGGPGDAPTRIGDGATVRGGTIVYTDVEIGDGFSTGHHALVRGGTTVGDDVLVGSHAVLDGDLEVGSRVSCQTGVYLPPETVVGDDVFLGPHAVVTNDPYPVRETSELVGATLESDVSVGANATILPGVTVGEGSFVAAGSVVTEDVPPGTLAMGNPARHEPLPDELDGGNEL